In one window of Zingiber officinale cultivar Zhangliang chromosome 11A, Zo_v1.1, whole genome shotgun sequence DNA:
- the LOC122030878 gene encoding protein argonaute 1D-like, with the protein MPAYDGRKSLYMAGTFPFESKEFTVSLPENDGRKAKDFRVIIKLAGNTSIHNLKEFLAGRQIEAPQEVIQALDIVLRESPSTKYTSVARSFFSPSFGHRAPIGKA; encoded by the exons ATGCCAGCTTATGATGGAAGGAAGAGCCTGTATATGGCTGGTACTTTTCCTTTTGAGTCAAAGGAGTTCACGGTTTCACTGCCTGAAAATGATGGAAG GAAGGCCAAGGATTTTAGAGTGATTATTAAGCTTGCTGGAAACACAAGCATACAcaacctgaaggagtttttagctgGTCGACAGATTGAGGCACCTCAAGAAGTCATTCAAGCCCTTGATATTGTTCTTAGGGAGTCTCCATCTACCAA gtatacttcGGTAGCACGGTCCTTCTTTTCCCCGAGCTTTGGGCATCGGGCACCCATTGGAAAGGCTTAG
- the LOC122031342 gene encoding 40S ribosomal protein S7-like — protein MFTTSKKILKDKGAEPTELEDTVAQAFFDLENANQELKSDLKDLYINSAVQIDMPGNRKAVVIHIPYRLRKAYKKIHVRLVRELEKKFSGKGEIAGFASWV, from the exons ATGTTTACCACGAGCAAGAAGATCCTAAAGGATAAGGGTGCAGAACCGACTGAGTTGGAAGACACTGTGGCTCAG GCATTCTTTGATCTGGAGAATGCGAACCAGGAGTTGAAGAGTGACTTGAAGGATCTTTACATTAATTCAGCAGT GCAAATCGATATGCCTGGCAATAGGAAAGCTGTTGTTATTCACATTCCATACAGGCTGCGAAAAGCctacaaaaagattcatgttaGGCTGGTTAGAGAACTGGAAAAGAAGTTCAGTGGGAAG GGAGAAATTGCTGGGTTTGCAAGCTGGGTATGA